The Desulfovibrio fairfieldensis sequence GCCCGCCCAACAGGGCCGTGACCACGCCCACGGGCAATTCCTGGCCGCCGCCCAGCACGCTGCGGGCCAGGACGTCAGCCCAGACCAGCAGTACGCCGCCGCCGAAAAAGGCCCCGGCCAGCAAAGGGCCGTGCCCCGGTCCCAGCAAAAGGCGCAGCACATGCGGCACTACCAGGCCCACAAAGCCGATCACTCCGGCCACGGCCACGCAACCGGCGGTCATGCAGCTGGCCCCGGCCAACAGCCAGAAGCGCGCCCGGCCCACATTAAGGCCCAGTTGCGCGGCCTGCTCGTCGCCCAGCGAAAGCACGTCCAAGGCCCGCCAGCCCAGACCCACGGCCAGCAGACCGGGAATAAGGGTCGCCAGCAGCAGGGGCAGACTGTCCCAGCCCCGGCCTTGGAGCGAGCCCAGAATCCAGAACACGATGCTGGTCACGGATTCCTCATTGAGAGCCTTGACCAGGGCCACCAGGGCCCCCAGAAAGGCGGCCACGGCAATACCCGCCAGAATCACGCTTTCGCGGCTGAAATCCCCCTTGCCCCGGCCCAGCCAGAGCGCGCCGCACAGGGCCAGCAGGGCCCCGGCCAGAGCGGCGGGAGCCACCAACCCGGCCTGGGTCACTCCCGCCGCATGGCCCAGAATCCGCCCCAGCCACAGGCCGAACCCGCCGCCGACGCCGCCCAGGGCGATAGCCATGCTGGCGCCGCAGGCCGCACCGGCGGAAATGCCAAGAGTGAAAGGATCGGCCAGGGGATTGCGCAGTACGCCTTGCAGGGCCACGCCGGCCACGGCCAGCGCGCCGCCGCAAAGTGCCGCCAGACAGACCCGCGCCAGACGGATCTGCCCCACTACCAGGAGTTGGGAGGCGTCCACCGGAGCGGCGGCCAGGCCCAGGCTCGCGGCCAGCGCGCGG is a genomic window containing:
- a CDS encoding FecCD family ABC transporter permease, giving the protein MHIDALSRPPRARSLCLALAGLAALWLCSLPLACLPGPFPLGVNEVFRALAASLGLAAAPVDASQLLVVGQIRLARVCLAALCGGALAVAGVALQGVLRNPLADPFTLGISAGAACGASMAIALGGVGGGFGLWLGRILGHAAGVTQAGLVAPAALAGALLALCGALWLGRGKGDFSRESVILAGIAVAAFLGALVALVKALNEESVTSIVFWILGSLQGRGWDSLPLLLATLIPGLLAVGLGWRALDVLSLGDEQAAQLGLNVGRARFWLLAGASCMTAGCVAVAGVIGFVGLVVPHVLRLLLGPGHGPLLAGAFFGGGVLLVWADVLARSVLGGGQELPVGVVTALLGGPFFALLVRRR